The nucleotide window TTCTCTTTCTGGAGTATGTGGTTAATATTGTCTTTGTAGGTTGAGGTGTTGTTCGAATTAATTAAAGGACTCGTGAAGGACCTGGATGGAACCGATGTGGAGGAGGTGAAAACACACAtacgcacacacacatattgcTGCTAGAATTTTCATCTTGCAAGATAAAGTATTTGAAAATTAACAATTTTATCCTGCTATCGAATCTTCTGAatccacaatttttttccttgattttttCTCGGGACATTTGATCTTCAACACTTGACGGGGAGGTGTCttcttattcattattttttatataggtgtCTTCAGTGTTTTAGTTATAACATGTAATGAATTTTCTGTGCTTGTGTCTCTCTCCTTTGTGTGTTCCTGCTACAACTAACAATAGCTTGACGAGGAGGATTTTAAGGAAGAACAAAACTCTGTTGCTCGTCTCATTCACATGCTTTATAATGATGACCCAGAGGAAATGTTAAAGGTTAGATTGTTGTCTTGAAGTTATTCTGCTTCAGAACTTTCGTTGGATGTTAATGCTACTGGAATTGCCTAAAATCAACATAGTCTTGTAAAATATTCTTTCTGCTTGTTTATAGTAATATGATTCGTGGTGCTCATTAGGAGGATAAGTAATGAGCTAATAGAAATTGAGAGATAAAGAAGCTATGGACTTATAGTGTATTCAAAATCTTATGCTTTGGATTATGAATCAATATTATTTCTGCTATTTTAATTTAGGCATCAAGAGTCAGAACCTTCAAATGATTTCCTTTTCTCCGGTATTTGCTAATCTGGATATTTATCTTTTCTTGTAATCTCTGTATCCATCTAGCAGTAGTGCCATGGTCCAACTTTTTCTCATGTTTGCTAGTGGTCTAATGATTCACAGGACGCTTCTTTAGATTTTGGGGCGTTAAACTCTTGTCATGGCATGATTTTAGTTtctgatattatttttactgaCCTTCAGATCATATGCGCCGCAAAGAAGAATATAATGAATGGAGGACCAAAACGCCTGCCTTTTACTGTTCCTCCTCTTATACTTTCAGCACTTGGGGTATGTTTCTTACCAACTATGGCAGACtgttatttcactttttttttttttttccatatatataaatttctagTATGAGATGCCCACAAATGAAGAATCATTTGAGTATTCATCTCTTCGGGCATGAACACTACAGTGAACTGACAATAAGAATTTCTTGTATGGAAATTTGTCATCAGATGCTTGTTTAGCACCTTTTACACTTTATATAGTCAACAAGGTTGTGTATGGTGTATCTAAGTTCTAGATTTTTTATGAAGACTTCAATGAATGAGTTTGGGGAAAATGCACGTTGCAGTGAGGCCGTGGAATTTAACTTGTATAGTGATGGCTCGGATCTGTGTGGACATCCAtgaagaatttatatatatatatatatatatatatatatatattacacattcTTGAGTAAAGGACATGCTCGAACTTTGTGCGCCcgtgcaactttttttttttttgggtgaaaGATACTGATTCATATCTCTAGTTCTATAACAGAGATACTGTCATTAGATTGTCAATGAAGGGCTTTGTTTGGAGGTGAGGTGAAGCTAAGCAAGGCTTACTTGTGACATGATCATTATTGATGCTAGTTCTTTTGTAACTACAATTGCTGTGAGAACCTCACATGCCTCAGGTAGaaggaaggagaaaaaaattctgaaaaggcTCAAGTTGTTGAGATATATCATTACTATATCTACTAGTGATGTCTTATTTAAACTAAATGAAAGAACACAATAAAGaagaaatacatataatattgcTGACAAGAccttgatatattttgagatcaAAATAATGTGCTACATCCTGGTTTGTACTTTTTATGCGGATCCCAGATAtatacaaaggaaaaataataaacttacaTTGGTTGATttgaaatgagttgtaaaatagttatagcattactcaaaacaGCAGCAGTCATCTATTTCGCACATTGGAGTTTGGTATATACTTGAATAGTTGAATTCAGCAGAAGGATTACCTCTTGTGATTGAGCATAGCAGTTAAACTTTGATAGTTTCTCATAAATGGACCCCCAATGTGAGAGCATTTTCAGAAAGTTGTTTATGGCTTGCAGTTGATTAGGCGATTGCAAGGTCAGGAGGGGGATTTAACTGGAGAAGAAGTGCCTGCAACTCCAAAGAACATTTTTCAGATCTTAAATCAGGTGACCTTTGACACATGATATTTGATAGAACTTCTGTGGAATTCATATCATTGTTACATGTTGATTCTGAAAAAAGAGGTCGGCTTTTGTTGTTTTAGGCATGTCATTGTAGACAAATGTACTAATGGGCTTTCTTGACAGGGCTGTCGATTATGTTATGTCTTTTGTTGGATGGTTCTATGTTATTTACCAAAACCTGGTTTAATTTTTTGGgggaaaaataatagaaaaattaatgattaaaaaaattcaaaaggcaTCTCGTTTTAAAACTTTCGTTATTTGTTTCCTGTGTTCTTTCACTGTGGTAAGTCTggattttacttaattttttctgctctctctttctctctcctccctggGTTCTTGGAAATGCTTATTTTGCATGCTTGTACTCTTACCTGTAATTTGACAATTATAGTTACTTTGTTTTAGGCTATTGGAACTCTTACCACTGTTCCATCTCCTGAACTGGCATTAAGGTTATACCTGGAATGTGCTGAGGTAAGCCATGCTATGATTCCACAGGAAAAAAAAGATCAGAAAATGAATTATTGTGGAGCTCCTAGAGTTCTTTTCTGGAGCACGAAAATTGATACTTGGTAATATTGTTTTCCAGATTATGGGATTAagctttctttaatttttatgggAAATCATTTTCTGATTTCAAGCGTAGGTTGTAAAGGCCTCATTGACTCCATTATTGTAAATGAATGTTAAATGGTATTCTGCAATTACCGTTAGAGTTGCTTGCACTTCATTAAAGAGAGTCACTTTGCATTTTGTgttgaatatatttttcttcaaattagaaagcttaaggccccatttggatatcTAGttggtctcatctcatctcatctcaatatctaaacactagtcaaacacaaacacaaacacttttcaatttctatttcatactttttcatctgatcattacaactttttcaaacttccatataaaacacataataattcaactttttcaaatcctaaaacaaaaataatattaaaaaataatattctaacaatatttgaactttataatatttttattcaactttttctctgtcctttcccaaaacctgataaaaatcttaactcaaactattttactattattcactgacttctaatctcatctcatcttatttgactatccaaacgagacctaaatgtTATGTTGATAATAACTGTAGTTGGGAACTCACTGTTCGTTTATGTATTATATGTATCAGGCTGCAAATGACTGTGATCTTGAGCCTGTTGCTTATGAATTTTTCACCCAAGCATTTGTGTTATATGAAGAAGAAATTACGGTAATGAAGTGTGCACTAGCCTTCAAAGAAACCACGCACTGTCTCATAGTTAGccttattttgattttctattgACACGATTTATGCATCTCGCTTTTAGGACTCCAAAGCACAGGTGACTGCGATACATCTAATAATTGGAACGCTTCAGAGAATGAATGTATTTGGTGTTGAAAATAGAGATACTTTAACACACAAGGCTACAGGGGTAATGAAGCATTACTATCTGATTATTGTACTCTTGCAACCTGTTTCTGCCAAAACTCAGtaatgtttctttctttctgtcaGTATTCGGCAAAGCTTCTAAAGAAGCCTGATCAGTGCAGAGCAGTGTATGCATGTTCACATCTTTTTTGGGTTGATGATCTGGATGGCATCAAGGATGGAGAAAGGTATGCTGCATGATATTTCAATCAATATATCTGGCTAAACTAGTAGCCTGGTTTCATTCGTCTTAATGTGTCTTTATCAGTTACTATCTTCACCGTTAAATAGTCTATTTCCTAGGGTATTAAGCTTGCATTTCTTGGTGCGGTGATCCGAAGTTTACTGAAATTGCCAGAGATTATCGAAGAGGACATAACTAATAGTGCTATTTCCATTTACAGGGTCTTGCTTTGCTTAAAGCGTGCCTTGAGGATTGCAAATGCTGCACAACAGATGGTCAATGTTACGCGGGGTAGCAGTGGGCCAGTCACACTCTTTGTTGAAATACTGAATAAGTCAGTAGTTTGGAGACTACTTTTTATACAATGCTTAGTAAATAGCTTTTATGTGTACATTATAATTACATTACTTTTATGGCTCAACGTATCAGGTACctctatttttttgaaaagggaAACCCCCAAATTACAAGTGCAGCAATCCAGGCTCTGATCGAATTAATCACAACCGAGATGAAGAGTGACTCCACAGTTCCCGAGGCTGTTTCAGACCCTTTTTTTGCCAGTACACTGCGGTACATTCAATTCCAGAAACAGAAAGGTGGTGCAATGAGTGAAAAATATGATTCCATCAAGGTTTGACTGGATAGTATGTCCTAAGTTATGCCATTGAATGTGTGGGCAAGCAGGATGGAAGTTGTTGTTTGGGGTTGAGAGTAAAGAAATCATCGTTTGCTTGTTAttccttaataaaaaaataaaaataaatatacaatttttatttattttttgggtcgTTTTTTAGGGCTTACATGAATTTTCACTGTTAGTATCTGGTTTTGGGTCCCTCTGTGCTCTAATGTATCTTTCCAGGAccctttatttttatgaaataattggcctttataattgtttattatttctttttagctATTAAATGTGTATTTGCTTATTAATTATAATCCCACAACTTGAGTATTTTTCaagcttttaaaaaataaagaagggcAGTTATGCgaaataaatgagattttttttaaatacttttaaataatccattttaaataaatgtgatttatttttttcaaacccCTAAGGGTTGActaagtggtaaaggccttggagTATGCTTCCCCAgttgagaaaatctatttttaaccGCCTGGGAGAACTGTGGGAAAACTGCGGCCCACATGGCAGAATTGAAAAcgactttgttttcttttttattccaaAACGAATTCGTTTTTTCCTCATTTCagactttcattttttaatcttcCCAAATGAATGATTCCCCCATTTCTTCCGATCATTTCAAAGCTCTTTTGTTCTCCAAAACCCACAAAGCAGACAACACCTCGTACCcaaaaatgagagaagaaatTAGCAaacggaagaaaaaaagaagaataaaaatctagaaaaattcaTGGCATTTTCAGCATCAAGTGGTTCCTCGTCGAAACACAAGTGCTTTACTACCCATCcattcatcttttttcttttcttctctctatctTCGGTCTTCTGAAATGGGTTGTGAGCGATTTGTATTATAATTCCCTCGCAATTTGCTTAGTCCGAGCAAGCCAACCCGAGCCCAGaccacacacactctctctctctctctccctccctccctcctttgCTCTCTCTCCTATGTTAGGGTTTGATATTGAGAGGAGGAGAGGCGAAAATGTTTGGATCTGAGATTCTCTGAAGGATcagtacaaaaataaaaattgaaaggcAACCATTGCGAGTAGAAGATTGAGAGGAGGGGtgcaaaaatgaaagaaaaatgagtacaGAAGACTTTCAgcatttgaaagaaaaagaaaaaagagaaaataataccAACGTTGGATGGGTGGTAAAGCTTATCATTACCCCGGTGTGGCCAATACTTTATCTTCATGATCCGAGAactctttctttcccttttttttgttttattttttatttttttaacatatttactGATGTGACAAGTGCGATTCCCCTACGGTTGCAACTGTCGGTTGTGAAAAACTCTCCCCAATTTTAAGGTTTTGAGTACAAACAATTTTTAGGGACTAGTAAATTGGAAGATTCTCTCTTAAATTATTCGAGATGCACTTGTAAAAAATTCCTTATCAAGAGTCTATACATCCTtgagattaattaaaatttattcttgGACATCCGgtgtcaataaaataaaaaaaaaaatccattttcaaTTTATTGAGCCCAAGGTCAGACGATTAAATTGCACGTTACAATCAATCTTAATAATTTTCAATGTTGTCCtcacaaaaagaagagaaatgatacttacagtcgtaAGTGTGCAAGCACcatgcagtcattttaaaaaaagtgaataaatacgaaacctacatgaaaagaaattatttttttaataataaattttactattttttaaaacgattacacaACACTTacgcactctacgactgtacgtaacattactcGAAAAAGTAACTCCTCTCCGCGCCCCTTAATAAATCACAATCCGTACTCTGATCAGATATCCATTCAAAGATGTAGAAAAGATCAACAATGGGTTTAGGTGGTATTTGCAAAAAATTACTCTATGAGTAccatcaaattatcaaaatttcttGCAGTACTAAGCTCAAATGTACAAGCCGCGGATGCccaaacaaaaaagataaaaaaagggGATGAAGAATCAAAATGGAACCGTGTAGGGTAATGCATACACGTCAGCTTCCGGCAAGTAATAGGCGCGTGGCCGCAACATGGGACTCCTACAACCAATGGCATTGTTCCGAGCTTCATATCTTTCAGACTCATATTTGTTTTCCCGCTGCGTCTTAAAAAGCCATTCTTCATCATCACTGAAATCGTTTCCCTGATGATACTGGGGCGGAGGTGGCACCCAGTTCTCATATTTGAATGAGGTTGGTGTTTCATGCCTACCTGGCACCGGACAGGTTGCTTCTTTTTTTGGCCTAATGGTGAGCTTCGCAGCAAGTATATTTTCCTTGGTATTAGTAAAGCAGCCCTGTTCTTGACTAGGAAATTTGACACTTCCATTCTTGTGCTGAGCATGAAAATCATCAACCCTTCCAGAAGTAGAGCGTAACTTCTCATTATTCCGGTCCTTCATATGCAGCCGAATCCGCACAATGGTTCCTATTTCACGATAAAAAGCAGTTGAAAATTAAGTGTCCACAAACAGCTAATGAACTCAAGTTAAACATCTAACACTAGCCACCCCAAACGAAGGAATAAAATCCCAAACTCACCATGACTGCGGAGGCCACTAGTTGGTGAGGTGTCCCTTATCCTCTTGTTGCTTCCCTGAAGGCTGTCCGAGCAAAGATTTATAGAACAGGTCGGCTGCTCATGTTCATCAGTAACACCACTCCTTTCCAATTGTTCAGCCTCAGcttcaatttgtttttgaatatgagcaCCTCGAAACTCTTCTCTACTTTGCTCTAGTTGGTCATACTTCTGGTAATCGAGCTTTCTTCTTTTGCCGTGACCAGTATCAGCGGGTTTCTCTTTTCCTCTATCAGATTTCCTTTTCTCCTTCGTCTCCTTCTTCtcccttttcttctctttctttatttctgttttgatattctccctttctctttggAGCTATAAATAGCACCAATGCAAGAATTTTAAAAAGGGGGGCTAGATCAAAAACAAGCACAGCCAGACCAATGATACCGGTAACATGGAGAAAACACACAATCAAAGCACTTGACAAGCTTTTATTACCCTTAGAACCATTATTCAAGGTTAAAGTATGACCGCTAACAGACCACTAGCAGGCATTCATAACCTACTAGTAGTAGAGCTTTAACCACGCTGTCAGGCAGTTATTGAAAAACAGCATATAATCAAAATCACAGCAAACAGCATCTGGTTCAAGACATGTATGCAGCCTTTACTTCAATACATGGTCtaaaagattatttacaacACAGATGACACCTTTCCAAAGAAGACAAAGGAATCTAATctaaaaataatcacattaaCCTATGTcgatttataagtttacttttgtaagatCCCTTTATGGATGAAGCATTAGCTCTACCTCCATGTGTCTAGGGTTTACAATTCACAACATATACATTAGTTCCAAACGAATTAAAAGATGCATGCCACCAAAATATCCTCTCTCGTTCTATTAGTTCttgatttaaaagaaaaaaaaaactaaataggctaattcattatataacacaatgtaaattatttacatattacaCATGTTAGACTTCACATTTTAAACCACTCAAAGCAGTAAACCCAAATCTAGTCTAGCTCAACCAGAACCTAAGTTCCCCTAAAGAAGTAAAATTTCAAATCAGGGCACAAGTAAACTCAGAGAGAGGTCGCCATTACATCGCAACTTTCATCCTATACAAAACCATTTTTACAATGATTTCAAGGAGTTAgtgcttttttcttcttcccataTTCTTTTCAATCCAATCACACCAAACTTAATCCAAATCAGTACCCAATATATATCCAACTTATCCAATCCCATCCGACCACACCCAACAAACTGTTCAACCCTCTCCTTCATCAAAATACAAGTCCTTTCGAGTTCATTCAAAACCAGACCATGTATTACAGTTAGTCCCGGTAATGGTTTAATTAGTGACAGTAAGCCTTTTAATCTTTATCCAATCATCCCACACATTCTTTAAACTTTAAAGTGGACAGTTCCAACAGTAACTCAAGACACGGATCTCACGGAAATACCCAATTCTTGAAACCCAGTTCTCAGTGCTCTTCCAGATACAAACAAAATATCTACAAGAAATACTGATCCTTGAATACAAGAATAAGCTTGTATCATACACACAGATGCTTCGCTAATCAACCATTCACGATTGCGAACACAAGTAGTTGAGCATAAACGCAAAAACCTGATTGCTCAACAAACCTTAATACAATCGATCCACGGTCCCCCGTCCTTCACAAATCCCGGAGGAGGGTACGGATAGCATCGAGACATCCCCCAATAACGAGAAACCCGCCGTTTAGTGACTCTTCGTACCACGATTAGGGTTTTCAACGGCGAAGATGAAGGCAAGGATTTGCGAAGAAAGAAACTCTAGGGTTAGGGCTTCTTCTCCGATGCTGCGCGCGGAGGCAGAAGAAACAGAAATACGCGTAGAATATTAAACATGAGGGAGGGGAGGGGTATATATAATGCGAGAGTCTAATTAGTCGGCTTCTGAGTCGTTTCCTTATTCCCATAATACCCTTATATTTGGTTAGATTTCTCCATGTACGCCACTTTTCTCACGGTTTTATTAGTTTGTTGTTACGTCCCTTGTTACGCGTTGCATCCACGCTCCAATACGAATGGAGCACGGAGCGGAAATCAAGTGCTCCGGGACCATATAACTGATGATAGGATAAGATAATCTTGACTATGCAATCTCGCATATCTAATCTCATATTAAACTCAtatcttttatattaaaaaatatcgcAAGTGCTgtacaatttaaaataaaaataaaaataaatacgaaatttatataataaaaaattaaatttttaataataaactttcaCTGTTTAAAACCTCAAATGTCAAAtcaatagataaataaaataagtcccAAGTCATTTGTTGTTCATTTAATGTAgtcaaaattatttatacaagcAATATTAAAATGTTGTGAGGCCCACACCACGAGTTTATGTCTCTAAGACTATCAAGTTCGATTAAATCCTTGAGGGAATATTTTTACAACTATAACAATGATCTAATGCAGTTTACAAGTGTCATTTTCTTATTAcagtttgaataatattatttgtatttataattttacttataagattcattttattaattttttttttaaatttaaattttaaattttaaatttcttatatcaataattgacacATTAAGAAGTAGGTTTTTATTAAGTAcaattagtatttttcttactATTTCCATGTTAGTAACCAACTCTTGAGTTAGGTAAGTTGATCTATAAGAATGAAGAATTTAGTCAAAGTGTCTATTTTGGGATGACTCTGATGTTTCAATTAGATTTTGAGTAGGGTAAGCCTAGGGGTGGGTAGCCGCTAACCTGCCCCTATCCGCCCTGCCCGTCTTGTATGGTAGACTCACATTGTTTAAGTATgactattatattatatcagCTTCCTATAAAAATATTGGTCTAGAAGTcaatataattcaaaatataactttaatgagtttatattctttttgaatgtataaattttaatttataatttaaattctattataatttagatataatttttttttttttttagatccaaTAGGTCATGGATTGAGTGGAGTGCAGTACGGTTTCAACCTCAATCCCGGATAGCGAGGCGGGGACCCCCCCTCCCGCCTCCCAAGGAGGAGGGTGGGGAGGGGGTGTCCCTGCACCGTATGGTGCGAGTAGCACCCTAAGTAAACCTAGAGAGTAAAATGAGTAAAACACAtgtcaaataatattttatgaaaattttttttttcaagtgagtTTGCTCACCAAATCGCGTACCAATATTGATATGTAAAACATCTATTTAATGAAACGATatgaattaaagataaaaataatttttatgagataaaaaacttttttttctctcaacattttctttttttatttattcttttaataaaaaaatcatgtcattGTTGATATGCAATTTGGCTCTGTACCTAAtaagactttttattttttttacagaataattaaaaaaatattttttaatgatattgtaaatatttttttattttttttaaatatttatgatgattaaaaaaatacatgaaaaaaaaagaaaaaaatttattctattcGAGACATTTTTTAGATCCCGAATTCGGGATCCGTAGAAAGACTCATAATTGAAAGAGGACAATGCTACAGCTTCTCCAACTTGaattataatatgtatttttatgaaattttttaaattattttttatataaaatttttaaatatttttaaaaaataaaataaaataaaataaaaatattattaaaaatactttcttaattaaaaagtaaaaaaaaaatattaaaaaatacttaattacgaagtaaaataaaaaattatataaaatatttttttgagataaagaaagtatttttaataatatttttaattttttaaaaatatttaaaattattaaaaaaatttatataaaaaataacttaaaaaaaacacataaaaataaaaatatatgccaGAGCTCCAGCGGGATCGGTTGACTTGTTTGCTAATTCAGGGTCTAGGCTGCTACTCCACAGCCATCGAGGATTCTATCTACTACTTTATGCTAAATCTATGAAGACCGACCAAAGGCCGCGGAATCAAGGACCTCGTAATTTGTACCAAAGCCTTTCCCATGGCAttccattttttaataaaaaaattatatacttataacctttttataatttttatacaattatattttaaataaaagatatttttataaaataacgtaTAAAGTAACATTATATCATAAACAATCCCCGCTCCTCCTCTTCATTTTGTTTTACACAATcgaataaacaaaataaaaaggtacGTAGTTGAATCCGGAGGCTTCAactttatgcattttcaaattccATGAAATCAAAAGCCTGTATCAGACATGGGgtttgaggatttgatgagggTTGTGAATGTAGCAGAGCCGGTTCTTGTCGTTGGGGAGTATTATTCTAGGTTTAGGAATTAGAGGCTAAGCATTGAGAGGAAatagaaaggagaaagaaagtagaaataaaataaaatatagaaaagagaAGGCAGATGGAAAGAGAATGAGAAAGACTTTGATGAGGgctatattttactattttttagtGTTCGAATATATAACACGTGTCTCTATTTATAGGCCGGTGAATGAGactagaaaattatgaaaatacaatcaatcaatttatacaataaattaaataatgtatACAATAAAGCTCATAATAATTAGAGccttgctttctttctttctttccttaaaCCACAAACAAGTTTCATATAATTAAAGCtcacaatacatatatatatatatacacacacacacatacatacatatattattacgAGCACGAGCGATAGATCGCGTAATTGGAGGTTCAACAGGAAAGGATCATGCGGGATCAACCCGGCGTGCTTTATCTATTGTGAATAAATCAAAGGAGAAAGTGGTTTATTTGTGGGGGATCCCACCTAGGCAACACGTTGCTGGAATAATTCTTATAGCATTCAAATAATTCTTCGTAAACTTATAAGCATTGAACTTACAAGGAAAGGATTTACATTGTCTTATTTGGACTTGCGTACGTAAACGACGGACGCTAACTTACGTATGTAAACGATGCATGCAATGACGCTaacttaacaaaattaaactaattgatttcaaaacaaaataaggcAAGTCAGTGCCTTAGTttccttattaaaaaaacagtAAATGGAAAGTAATAACTGTGGCGCTAAACTCCATAGTTATTAGGAAGTGCCAATACCGGTCCGGTGGTCATAGCCCGCTTGAGGTTTTGGAATGCCTATTCGGCTTGTTCATTCCATCTgaaactatcattttttaagaGCTGAGTTAAGGGGCCCTGCGATCATTCCATAGTGGCGGATAAATTTCCGATACTAGCCCGTTAAGCCGAGAAATCCTCGTAACTCCTTGACTGACTGGGGATGGGGCCATCTATTCATTGTAGTAATTTTTTCAGGGTCCATGGAGACCCCTTTGTCGGAAATCAAATGTCCCAAATAGCTTACTTGCCCCTGTCCAAATTGGCACTTTTCCATTCCCACGAAGAGTTGATTAGCTTGcaacatttttaaaacattCTTGAGATGTGTAAGATGTTCCTCCCAACTTcgactatatattaaaatatcatcGAAAAAGACCAAGACATACCTTCACAACACGGGTTTGAAAATTTCGTTCATCAACGACTGAAACGTTGCCGGGGCATTTGTGAGTCCGAATGGCATCACGAGGAACTCATAATGTCCATGGTGAGTGCGAAACGCTATTTTTTCAATGTCAGAACCGTGCATCCTTATCTGATGGTAACCCGATCGGAGATCAAGTTTTGAAAATACCTTCGCTCCATTTAATTCATCTAGTAGCTCGTCAATGACAGGTATATGAAATTTGTCCTTTATTGTGATCAAGTTGAGAGCTCTATAATCCACGCATAGACGCCacgatctatttttttttttttaccattaaaACAGGCGAAGAATAGGGACTGCTACTTGGTTGCACCACTCCGGATTGTAATAAGCTAGTGATCAC belongs to Juglans regia cultivar Chandler chromosome 8, Walnut 2.0, whole genome shotgun sequence and includes:
- the LOC109011238 gene encoding uncharacterized protein LOC109011238, which produces MSRCYPYPPPGFVKDGGPWIDCIKLQRERENIKTEIKKEKKREKKETKEKRKSDRGKEKPADTGHGKRRKLDYQKYDQLEQSREEFRGAHIQKQIEAEAEQLERSGVTDEHEQPTCSINLCSDSLQGSNKRIRDTSPTSGLRSHGTIVRIRLHMKDRNNEKLRSTSGRVDDFHAQHKNGSVKFPSQEQGCFTNTKENILAAKLTIRPKKEATCPVPGRHETPTSFKYENWVPPPPQYHQGNDFSDDEEWLFKTQRENKYESERYEARNNAIGCRSPMLRPRAYYLPEADVYALPYTVPF